The Clostridium sporogenes region AGGTGATAAAATGAATACAGAAGATATTAAAAAATTAATGCTAGATATTAAGAATGATAAAATTTCATTAGAAGAAGGAGTAAATATATTAAAGGATCTTCCTTTTAAGGATTTAGGATACGCTAAAATAGATAATCACAGAGAAATGAGAGTAGGATATCCTGAGGTTATATATTGCGCAGGAAAAACCGTAGATCAAATAAAGGGCATAATAAAATTTATGCTTACAAAAGAGAATAATATATTAGGTACAAGGGCTACAAAAGAAGCCTATGAAGAAGTAAAAAAAATATGTCCAGAGGCTGAATATAATGAATTAGCTAGAACTATAGTTATTAAAAAAAGAGAAGTAAAATCTAAAAATGGATACATAGCTGTGGTTACAGCAGGAACTTCTGATATACCTGTTTCTGAAGAAGCAGCAGTTACAGCAGAATTATTTGGAAATAAAGTTGAAAGAATTTATGATGTAGGTGTAGCTGGGATTCATAGACTATTTGATAAATTAGAATTAATAAGAGGTGCTAGAGTTGTTGTGGTAGCAGCAGGAATGGAAGGGGCTTTGGCTAGTGTTGTAGGTGGTCTTGTAGATAAGCCAGTAATTGCAGTACCTACTAGTATAGGTTATGGAGCTAACTTTCAGGGACTTTCGGCACTATTGTCTATGTTAAATAGTTGTGCAAGTGGTGTAAGTGTTGTTAACATTGATAATGGTTTTGGAGCAGGATATCTGGCTAGTATGATAAATAATCTGTAAAGGTTATTATTTTAAATAACTTAGTGATTTTAAATCACTAGGTTATTTTTATTGAATATAATGAATAGGATAGTATTAAATAAGTTTGTGAATACTTTGTAAAACATAAAATTAAATTATTGACAATTAGTCAATTGGTAATATAATGGTTATAAGTAATCATAATTCGTGATAAATTATAGTTAAGGTTAAAAATAATTTTATTTTATCGGGAGGGAGCTCATATGAAAGTCATAAAATTATTGCAAAAATCTGCTAAAGACAAAATGGTAAAGACTGCAGCAGGTTTACTTAGTACAAACCCCGAAAAAAATGTAGACAGGTTATTTACATTAATAGAAAAAACCATAGCTAAAGATGAGGATAATTTAAAGAGATTAAAAGTTGTAGAGGATGAGTACTATAACAATCCATCTACCCATGAATTTGTACAAAATTTATTTAAAACCACAGATAAAAACTGTATGCAAAAATTTTTCACAAATTTTTTTGCAAATGCTGTTTGGTATGGAATGCCAAAGAGAGAGAAACTTTTTAAAGAAGATGAAATAAAAACACCTTTCGTAATATTAATAAGCCCGTCTATGAGATGTAATTTAAGATGCACAGGTTGTTATGCTGCAAATTATAGTAAAGAAGATGATATCCCTTATGAAGAAGTAGATAGAATAATTGAAGAAGCTAGAGAAATCGGAATATATTATTTTATAGTATTGGGTGGAGAACCTTTTTTTAATGAATATATGTTAGATATTTATGAGAAATACAATGATTGTATTTTTACACCTTTTACAAATGGAACTTTGTTTAATGAAGAATTAGCAGACAGAGTTCAAAAGTTAGGGAACATAATACCAATGTTTTCATTAGAAGGTTTTGAAAAAGAGACGGATGCTAGAAGAGGAAAAGGTGTATTTAAACAAGTTATGCATGGAATGGATCTATTAAAAGAAAGAGGCGTATTATTTGGAGTTTCTACAGCTACGGGAAGAAATAACATAGATACAGTCATTTCAGATGAGTTTATTAATATGTTAATAGAAAAAGGTGCTAAAATGAGCTGGTATTTCATATTTATGCCAGTAGGTGAGGACCCAGATTTTAATTTAATGTTAACACCAGAACAAAGAATATATTTAGGTAAGAAAGTCAGGAAAATAAGGAATGAGAAGCCATATTTTGCTATAGATTTCTTTAATGATGCTCCATATGTTGGTGGTTGTATAGCTGGAAAATATTACTGTCATATAAATTCACATGAAGATGTAGAGCCATGTATATTCGCTCATTTTGCTACAGATAATTTAAAAAATAAGAAATTAATAGATGTATTTAAGTCACCTTTCTTTAAGGAGTTAAGGGATAGGCAGCCATATAATGATAACTTATTAAAGCCATGTATGATGATAGATAATCCTAAAGTTATAAGGGAAGTAGCAAGTAAAACAGGGGCTAAACCAACAGATAAAGGGGCAGAAATGATGCTCCATGATGAAGTATTTAAAAATAAATTGGACAAATTGGCAAAGGATTTTGATCCTTTAGCAGAAAAAGCTTGGAAAGAAGATTTTAATGAAAAAGGAAATTATGAAATGTCAAAGGGCTAAAAATAAATTAACTTTATATAAATTAAGGTATTTCATTTTAATGAGATACCTTTTTATTTACTCCATAAGGATTTATAAAACTTCTTATTTAAGCTTTATTAAGTTGAACATAATTATATTATAATATATTATAGTTATAGTATATATGTTAAAAATATGAATATAAGGCCTTTAAGGGAGGTTAAAATGAAAAAAAAGAAACTTATTTATATAGGTATTATTATAATATTCATAATACCTGTAATATTAGTTATTTTAGGTAGATATAATAATACTAAAAATTTTACAAAAGATAAATTAGTTATATGGGGAGATGTTAAACATAATCAAGCCATGAATGAAGGTGTTAAAGACTTTAAAGAAAAATATCCTAATGTAGAAGTGGAGTTTTATAATAAAAATAGGGAGAATATGATAGATGAATTTTCAAAAATAAAAGATAAAAATTCTTATCCTAATATAATATGTTTAGATGATAAGGATACAAAAGAGTTTGGAGCAAGATACTATAAAGATGTACTTATATTAAATGACCTTATGAAAAATACCATAAAGGATTTTATTCCTTGCAAAAGGGAGTTAGTTAAGCTATATGATAACTTTATTGCTGTTCCCTATACAGTAGAGCCTGTAGCATTATATTATAGAAAAGATTTATTAGAAAAGTATAATATAAATAGTAAAGACATAAAAACATGGGATGATTTTATAAAGATTGGTGAGGAAATATATAAAAAAAGCAATGGAAAAGTAAAAATGATATCATTTAACAAAAGAGACAACAGTATGCTTGAGGTTTTATTAAATGAAAAAGGAATTTATTATTTTGATAAAGATAGTAAGTTACAAATAGATCAACCTAATTATATAGATGCTTTTAATATTTTAAAGAGAATAGAATCAGCTAATATAGATTTTGATAACAAGGGAGATTTTAAATTATTTGTAAATAATAATAATGTACTGTGTATTCCATATAATTCAGAGCTATCTAATTATTTGATAAGTGAAAGAAAGAAAGAAAGTGGTAAATGGGAAATAATGAAATTACCATCCTTTGAAGTAGGAGGTAAAAATTCTGCAATTATAGGAGGAACTTCTATTGTTGCAATAAAATCTTGCAAGGAGTCTAAAGATAAATTATCAATGGAACTGGTAAAAAAAATAACATTAAATAAGTATAGTTTAAATAAAGGATTTTTAAATTATGGACAATTTCCATCCTATAAACCAACTTATGAGTATGCTAAATTTTCTGAAAATGTAAACTATTTTAATGAGGAAAAAATTTGGAGAATTTTTGTTGATATAGCAAGTAAAACTCCAAATATAAATTATACTAAGAACTACAATTATGTACAAAAAGTTATGATAGATTTTAAAAAAGAGTTATTAAACACTAATGATATAGAAAAAGAGCTAAAAAGTATAAAAACTTTTATTAATAGTATAACAAAATAAAAATAAGACATATAAAGTAATATAAATATATAATTTTATTGATTGGTAATTATATATTTATATTAAAAAGTATTTAAGAGTCAAAATTTAAGAAAAAATTTTGGCTCTTTTTTATGTTATTTTAAAACGTTGTTATATACATTTAAGGTATTTTGTGCAGTTTTATTCCAAGAAAAAAGCATAGATCTTTGAAAAGCTTTTTTGCTTAATCTATCTTTTAAGTCTGGATTTTTTAGTATATTTTCTATTGAGTTTGATATATCATCAATATCTAAAGGATCTATATTAATACAACAATCGGAAGTAACTTCCGGAATAGAAGTAATGTTAGAAGCTATAACTGCACAACCACAACTCATGGCCTCAAGTGGTGGAAGTCCAAAACCTTCATATAATGAGGGATAAATAAATACACTACACCCATTATAAAATATAGGTAGATCCTGTTCTTCTACGAAATCTGTGAAGATTATATTAGAGCTTATTTTAAGTTTACGACTAAATTCATATAATTTTTCACCTTCATCTTTTTTAGAACCCACTATAACTAAAGCGTGTTCTTGTGGTAATTTGTCATATATCTTCTCAAAAGCCTTTATTATAGATGTAACATTTTTTCTAGAACTAAAGCCACCTAAATATAAAATAAAAGGTAAGTTTATTCCATATTTTCTTTTAAGTATGTCTTTACAATATAATTTATTTAAGGGCTTGTATTTGGAATCTGCTGCTAGTGGGATAACTTCAATTTTATCTTCCCTCATAGGAAAGAATTTCAATATATCTTTTTTTGACCATTCAGATACGGTTATTATTTTATCAGATAGTTCAATTATTTTAGGCATTTCCTTTAGAAATTTATTTAAGTAACCTTTTCCAACAGTTTCTGGCATTATATAAGGAATTAAATCATGAATGGTTACTATAATTTTACAATTTATATTTTCAGAAATACCTATACCATTTTGTGGTATATGATATATATCAGATTTAGTGTTGTTAAGGTTATATGGAATATAGGTTTGCTCAAAAAATCTACTATGTTTTTTAGAGGTTAGTATAATATTAGTATTATGTTTTTTAAATTTAAGATAATCATTCCCTGACCAATATATATTGAATGAATCTTCGTGAGTTTCTGCTATCATATTTGTTAATATTTTTTTTGTATATGTTCCTATACCAGTACCCTTATACCAATTTATACCCCTACCATCTATGGAAATATTCATTTTTATAACCACCTCATTAAAAGCATTTATTATATATGTCAACATAAAGTATAGCTTTACTGTTATATATAATATTAATCTTTTCTAAAAAATGTTCCAGTTATCACCAAAGTGCAATATTTTCATATAATACATATAGATTAATAAAATAATGGAGGCATTATTTTGGATAAATCAGAAATCATAAACATAGTGGAAAATAATTATAATATAAATATTAATTCTATAGAAAAAATAAAAAATGTATATAAAATAATTAGTGATTCTAATAAAGCATATGCTTTTAAAATAATAAAATATGAATTCAATCATTTTTTATTTATAATAAGTTGCATGAAACATTTACAATGTAATAATTTTAGCAAAATTCCAGAAATTATTTCTAATAATAAAGGTTTAGATTATATAAAAATAGGAGATTTTTACGGATATATAACAGAATGGATAGATGACTCAAGACAATGTAATTATTCTAATCCAGTAGAAGTTATGATGGCTGCCAATAAATTGGGCCAGTTACATGAAAAGAGTAAGAATTTTTATATAACAGAATATATGAAACCTAGAATCGGATGGTTTAAATGGCCCAGGACGTTTCAAACAAGAAGAAATGAAATACTAGATTTCAAAAAAAGAATATTAAATAAAAATAAAAAAAGTGAATTTGATAATTTTTATATAAGTATATTAGAGGATGAGATTGAAAGAGCAGATAGGTCAATAAAGAATTTATGTGAAACAAACTATCTAAATGTAATGTTAAAACAAATTGAGGATAGATGTTTTTGTCATCATGATTATGCTAATCATAACATACTTATAGATAGTGAAAATCAAATATATATAATAGATTTTGATTATTGTATGCTAGATACTAAATTACATGATTTAGCCAGTATACTTATTAGAGTTATGAAAAATGGTAAATGGGATTTAAAATCAGCAGAACTTATTTTGAATTCTTACAGAGAAGAATCTTATATAGATAAAGAATATATACTTATAATGGCAGCTTTTATGGAATTTCCGCAGGATTATTGGCAAATAGGTATACAGTATTATTGGGAAAAGCAATCTTGGAGTGAGGAGTTCTTTTTTAGTAAGCTAAATAGATATTATACAGATAGAGAAGAAAGACAAGAGTTTATAGAAAAATTTAGAAAAATTAATATTTAAGGAGAGATATAAGTATGTCTCGTAATAAAAAATATTATGAAAATATAAAAGAAAATGTGAGTGAATTAGATAAATATGAAGAAGAATTACAGGAACTAAAAGAATCTGTTAAAAAATTAAAAGAAATAAAGAAAAAAAAGAAAAAAATAAATAAACTTAAAGATGAGGAGAAGGAAGTCTTAAAGAAGATAAGAAAAAAATATAAATAGATACTAAAGGAGGTGCAATATATGAAATGGATTCATTAAAAAAAATAACTGATATTTCTCATTATTTAAAAAGTAAGAATATAAATATAATAGAAGATTTTAAAGATGATTATAGACAGTTAAATAATTTATCAGAGGAATTGGTAACAGAACAATTAAAAGTAATTAGTTTTTTTCATAAAAATACATTAGGGAATAAAAGTTATATAAGAGGTGGGATAAAAAATAAAACAGGCAGTATAATTGAAAAATATAAACTGGATTTAAAAAAAATAAATAAGTATGTTAGAAATTTAAAAGATAAAAAAAGTAATAATACAGATTTAGAAAAATTAATTTTAGATTATATGCCTAATTATATAAATAGAGCTGATAAGGTTATAGAAAACATATATGAAAATGGATATATTAATTTGGTGTGGAGAAGTATGGAGAGAAAGGAAATATGTTTAGGTAAAACATATTTTAATAATATTAGATATAATAAAGAAATAGAAGTTATAGATATTAGTAAATGTAGTTATGATATGGTAGAAATGGACTGTATAGAATTACTATATAAAGTAAATAAAAAAAACTCATCTCTAAATATAGAAAAATTATGTGAAAATTTTTGTGAATTTGAAAGCCTGAATGATGAAAGTTATAAATTTATTTTATATATGTTATCTTATCCTTACTCCATAGTAAAGTGTTGTACAAAATATATGAAAGAAAAGGATTTAAATAAAGAAAAACACTATATGGATAGATTTAATAAGGCTATGAAATTAGATTCTAATAGCTTTGTTTAAAGGAGTGATGAAATGGATAAGCTAAATAAAAATTATCTTAAAAAATATAATTTATCCTTAGATTTATTTGATCAATATGATTTTATTGTAAAGGATATTTACCCTATTAGAAATGTTTATATTATAGATACAAATAAAGGTAAAAAAATATTAAAAAAAGTTGATTATACTCTAGAAGAACTAAAATTTATAGAAGAAATAATAAATTATATAAAAATTGAATTTGGAAGAATAATGGAATTTGAAAAGAACATACAAGGAGATATATATACTATATATAAAGGAGAAATGTATTGTTTAATGGATTTAATTGATGGACGAGAATGTCAATTTAGTAATCCTTTAGACTTAAAGATTTCCTCTGTAGCTTTAGCCAAAATGCATAACGCATCAAAAGGATTTACAACAAAATTTAATAAAAGGGTTTTAAATGGCAAATCTATAGAAAAATTTAAGATACAAAAAGAGGAAATGAATTTTTTTAAAAAAATAGCTAACATCCATAAAAATAAGAATGAATTTGATAATTTATTCTTATCGGAAATAGATTATTATATAGATGAGATAAGTAAAAGTATAAATATATTAGAGAATAGTCATTATTATGATATATGTAAAGAAAATGACAAAATATCTATTTGTCATCATGATTTAGCCTATCATAATATATTGATTAAAGAAGATGAAGCTTATTTTATAGATTTTGATTATGCTATTTTAGATTTAAAGGTTAATGATTTGTGTAATTTTATAACAAAAGTTATAAAAAATTTTGGTTTTGATATTAGCAAGGCAAATATTATCTTAAATAACTATTCTAGCGTATATAGCATAGCGGATAAAGAATTAGAAGTATTATATGGTTTGTTAAGTTTTCCCTATGATTTTTATGATATATCTAAAAATTATTATACAAAACGAAAAGACTGGGATGATGAGGTATTTCTAAATAGGTTAATAAAAAAGTGTAACTATAAGGAAGATAGAAAGGAATTTTTAAAAGATTTTAGAGATAATCTATTATAATATAATTTATAAAATATTAACTTAAATATATAAACACTATCAAAATTATTTTACTAAATAAAATTTGATAGTGTTTTATTTAATTTTAAATAAATTTTTATACAATATACAAATTGTTGATATAATATTTTTACTTTGTAAAGTATAGTACAAATTTTATAACTAAAAATTATTTAAGACTCCAGTTAAGGGTGGCTGGAGTCTAATTAGAGTATAGTATTTTTTTGTAAGCTGATAAAGTGCTTTTAGCACAATTATTCCAAGTAAGTTGGGAGGTTCTATTTAAACCTCGTTTTATTAATATGTTTCTCATGTTTTCATTAGATAATGCAGTATACATAGCTTTACATATACTATCTGTATCATAAGGATTTATTAGCATTGCGGCGTCTTTTGTTATTTCTGGTATAGATGTTACATTAGATGTTATTACTGGAGTACCACAAGCCATAGCTTCTATAGGTGGCAATCCGAAACCTTCATAAAAGGATGGATATACAAATAGTTCAGCACAATTATAGAAATAAGGTAAATCTTTAACGGATATAAATCCAGGAAAAAATACTTTATTTTCTATATTTAATTCCCGAACTCTTTCTATATATTTTTCATATATTTTACCTTTCCTTCCTACTATAACTAAAGAGATATCTTTCTTATATATGTTTACAAGGTTATAAAATGCGTCAATTAGTCCTAATATATTTTTTCTGGGACTAAATCCACCAAC contains the following coding sequences:
- a CDS encoding radical SAM protein, producing MKVIKLLQKSAKDKMVKTAAGLLSTNPEKNVDRLFTLIEKTIAKDEDNLKRLKVVEDEYYNNPSTHEFVQNLFKTTDKNCMQKFFTNFFANAVWYGMPKREKLFKEDEIKTPFVILISPSMRCNLRCTGCYAANYSKEDDIPYEEVDRIIEEAREIGIYYFIVLGGEPFFNEYMLDIYEKYNDCIFTPFTNGTLFNEELADRVQKLGNIIPMFSLEGFEKETDARRGKGVFKQVMHGMDLLKERGVLFGVSTATGRNNIDTVISDEFINMLIEKGAKMSWYFIFMPVGEDPDFNLMLTPEQRIYLGKKVRKIRNEKPYFAIDFFNDAPYVGGCIAGKYYCHINSHEDVEPCIFAHFATDNLKNKKLIDVFKSPFFKELRDRQPYNDNLLKPCMMIDNPKVIREVASKTGAKPTDKGAEMMLHDEVFKNKLDKLAKDFDPLAEKAWKEDFNEKGNYEMSKG
- the larB gene encoding nickel pincer cofactor biosynthesis protein LarB, which encodes MNTEDIKKLMLDIKNDKISLEEGVNILKDLPFKDLGYAKIDNHREMRVGYPEVIYCAGKTVDQIKGIIKFMLTKENNILGTRATKEAYEEVKKICPEAEYNELARTIVIKKREVKSKNGYIAVVTAGTSDIPVSEEAAVTAELFGNKVERIYDVGVAGIHRLFDKLELIRGARVVVVAAGMEGALASVVGGLVDKPVIAVPTSIGYGANFQGLSALLSMLNSCASGVSVVNIDNGFGAGYLASMINNL
- a CDS encoding spore coat protein CotS, with translation MDSLKKITDISHYLKSKNINIIEDFKDDYRQLNNLSEELVTEQLKVISFFHKNTLGNKSYIRGGIKNKTGSIIEKYKLDLKKINKYVRNLKDKKSNNTDLEKLILDYMPNYINRADKVIENIYENGYINLVWRSMERKEICLGKTYFNNIRYNKEIEVIDISKCSYDMVEMDCIELLYKVNKKNSSLNIEKLCENFCEFESLNDESYKFILYMLSYPYSIVKCCTKYMKEKDLNKEKHYMDRFNKAMKLDSNSFV
- a CDS encoding ABC transporter substrate-binding protein — translated: MKKKKLIYIGIIIIFIIPVILVILGRYNNTKNFTKDKLVIWGDVKHNQAMNEGVKDFKEKYPNVEVEFYNKNRENMIDEFSKIKDKNSYPNIICLDDKDTKEFGARYYKDVLILNDLMKNTIKDFIPCKRELVKLYDNFIAVPYTVEPVALYYRKDLLEKYNINSKDIKTWDDFIKIGEEIYKKSNGKVKMISFNKRDNSMLEVLLNEKGIYYFDKDSKLQIDQPNYIDAFNILKRIESANIDFDNKGDFKLFVNNNNVLCIPYNSELSNYLISERKKESGKWEIMKLPSFEVGGKNSAIIGGTSIVAIKSCKESKDKLSMELVKKITLNKYSLNKGFLNYGQFPSYKPTYEYAKFSENVNYFNEEKIWRIFVDIASKTPNINYTKNYNYVQKVMIDFKKELLNTNDIEKELKSIKTFINSITK
- a CDS encoding CotS family spore coat protein, which gives rise to MDKSEIINIVENNYNININSIEKIKNVYKIISDSNKAYAFKIIKYEFNHFLFIISCMKHLQCNNFSKIPEIISNNKGLDYIKIGDFYGYITEWIDDSRQCNYSNPVEVMMAANKLGQLHEKSKNFYITEYMKPRIGWFKWPRTFQTRRNEILDFKKRILNKNKKSEFDNFYISILEDEIERADRSIKNLCETNYLNVMLKQIEDRCFCHHDYANHNILIDSENQIYIIDFDYCMLDTKLHDLASILIRVMKNGKWDLKSAELILNSYREESYIDKEYILIMAAFMEFPQDYWQIGIQYYWEKQSWSEEFFFSKLNRYYTDREERQEFIEKFRKINI
- a CDS encoding CotS family spore coat protein, coding for MDKLNKNYLKKYNLSLDLFDQYDFIVKDIYPIRNVYIIDTNKGKKILKKVDYTLEELKFIEEIINYIKIEFGRIMEFEKNIQGDIYTIYKGEMYCLMDLIDGRECQFSNPLDLKISSVALAKMHNASKGFTTKFNKRVLNGKSIEKFKIQKEEMNFFKKIANIHKNKNEFDNLFLSEIDYYIDEISKSINILENSHYYDICKENDKISICHHDLAYHNILIKEDEAYFIDFDYAILDLKVNDLCNFITKVIKNFGFDISKANIILNNYSSVYSIADKELEVLYGLLSFPYDFYDISKNYYTKRKDWDDEVFLNRLIKKCNYKEDRKEFLKDFRDNLL
- a CDS encoding glycosyltransferase family 4 protein, producing MNISIDGRGINWYKGTGIGTYTKKILTNMIAETHEDSFNIYWSGNDYLKFKKHNTNIILTSKKHSRFFEQTYIPYNLNNTKSDIYHIPQNGIGISENINCKIIVTIHDLIPYIMPETVGKGYLNKFLKEMPKIIELSDKIITVSEWSKKDILKFFPMREDKIEVIPLAADSKYKPLNKLYCKDILKRKYGINLPFILYLGGFSSRKNVTSIIKAFEKIYDKLPQEHALVIVGSKKDEGEKLYEFSRKLKISSNIIFTDFVEEQDLPIFYNGCSVFIYPSLYEGFGLPPLEAMSCGCAVIASNITSIPEVTSDCCINIDPLDIDDISNSIENILKNPDLKDRLSKKAFQRSMLFSWNKTAQNTLNVYNNVLK